In a single window of the Gossypium hirsutum isolate 1008001.06 chromosome D02, Gossypium_hirsutum_v2.1, whole genome shotgun sequence genome:
- the LOC107960742 gene encoding uncharacterized protein, giving the protein MEESNNYGHQHPLLLILNQDQMIHNQSGATHCSRCGEEVSAPCFCCVEHCGFYLHKVCADAPLELNHPFHPHHPLVLLQKPPSFRTWCFCHFCYKTYTKFIYHCSCELNFHIKCALFTFNIAENNLKELDHVALQDEELEDDSKCFGCWEPLAKYTHFSPDCGFNLHDKCAELPFKLNLECHREHPLVLQFYSKPLSCKICCGIGWKRGFVYGCSPCNFVVHIKCASQSPLQVIKSTNHEHPFTLFNGHQHPLFLMLNQEQLMDNQRGVTDCWRCGEKVSAPCFCCAEHCGFYLHKVCAKAPLELNHPFHLNHPLLMENAPYSSGMYICNFCNKSGHKSVYRCSSCELDFHIKCALFTFNIAENNLKELQHVALQHPLIPTEKGDEKLKDVSKCFGCREPLANYTHFSPCRGFNLHEKCTEIPFKLNHVCHRKHPLVLQFNSERLSCKICCQVTRRRGFVYGCSPCKFVVHIECASQSPLQVIKSTNHEHPFTLSLRQVPSTCDGCGTEGNHVAYTCGTCNITIHKNCISLPRIIKSKWHDHRLLHTYFHHIEDFRVLNCLRCHDEVNTEHGSYYCSKCNGIFHVKCVMKDKDSYEIVENEDEIEMPIESSIIVIESNDAGEATKINHFKHMHNLMLGPFVGGYENSCDGCMLPISDPFYYCSECAFFLHKACAELPKMKNVWYHDCKEPLALISDKAFQCEQCWHISNAFAYECCRCEEKICLRCVIALTPGARSYLKHEHPLFYYTKHNGKCNACGRTTQAAFCCKDCNFVLHLRCFSLPITARHKCDEHLLSLTDHDDNSYSEHHHCDICEESRDPNRWFYNCATCDTSADRNCVLGEYPFLKLRSIQEGNDHPHPLTFVKKKYYYPDCDKCGKPCEGVALECSKSECKYIVHWKCVGDTYLEGC; this is encoded by the coding sequence ATGGAGGAGTCTAACAATTATGGCCACCAACATCCCCTGCTTCTTATCTTGAATCAGGACCAGATGATCCACAATCAAAGTGGTGCAACTCATTGCTCCAGGTGCGGGGAGGAGGTGTCTGCTCCATGTTTTTGCTGTGTGGAGCACTGTGGGTTTTATCTTCACAAGGTATGTGCCGACGCACCTTTGGAGCTTAATCATCCTTTTCATCCTCATCATCCTCTTGTTCTTCTGCAAAAGCCACCATCTTTTCGCACATGGTGTTTTTGCCATTTCTGTTATAAAACATATACGAAATTCATTTATCACTGCTCTTGCGAATTGAACTTTCATATTAAATGTGCtttgtttacatttaatattgcTGAGAATAATTTGAAAGAGCTTGACCATGTTGCCCTTCAAGATGAAGAACTTGAAGATGATAGTAAGTGCTTTGGGTGTTGGGAACCATTAGCAAAGTATACACACTTTTCTCCCGACTGTGGGTTTAATTTACATGACAAATGCGCCGAGCTTCCTTTCAAACTGAATCTTGAGTGCCATCGCGAACATCCTCTTGTTCTACAATTTTATAGCAAACCGCTCTCTTGCAAGATATGCTGCGGGATAGGATGGAAAAGAGGATTTGTTTATGGTTGTTCTCCTTGTAACTTTGTTGTTCACATTAAATGTGCATCACAATCACCATTACAAGTTATTAAGAGTACAAATCATGAACATCCATTTACCTTGTTTAACGGGCACCAACATCCCCTGTTTCTGATGTTGAATCAAGAGCAGCTGATGGATAATCAAAGGGGTGTAACTGATTGCTGGAGGTGTGGGGAGAAGGTGTCTGCTCCATGTTTTTGCTGTGCGGAGCACTGTGGGTTTTATCTTCATAAGGTATGTGCCAAGGCACCTTTGGAGCTTAATCACCCTTTTCATCTCAACCATCCTCTTCTTATGGAAAATGCACCTTATTCATCTGGAATGTACATTTGCAATTTTTGCAATAAATCTGGTCACAAGTCTGTTTATCGCTGCTCTTCTTGTGAATTGGACTTTCATATTAAATGTGCtttgtttacatttaatattgcTGAGAATAATTTGAAAGAGCTTCAGCATGTTGCCCTTCAACATCCATTGATTCCCACTGAAAAAGGTGATGAAAAACTTAAAGATGTTTCTAAGTGCTTTGGGTGCCGGGAACCATTAGCAAATTATACACACTTTTCTCCTTGCCGTGGATTTAACTTACATGAGAAATGCACTGAGATTCCTTTCAAATTGAATCATGTGTGTCATCGCAAGCATCCTCTTGTCCTACAATTTAATAGCGAACGGCTCTCTTGCAAGATCTGCTGCCAGGTAACAAGGCGAAGAGGATTTGTTTATGGATGTTCTCCTTGTAAGTTTGTTGTTCACATTGAATGTGCATCGCAATCACCATTACAAGTTATTAAGAGTACAAATCATGAACATCCATTCACCTTGTCGTTGAGACAAGTTCCATCCACATGTGATGGGTGTGGCACTGAAGGAAATCATGTTGCCTATACATGTGGTACATGCAACATTACAATCCATAAAAATTGCATTTCATTGCCTCGCATTATCAAAAGTAAGTGGCATGACCATCGCCTTCTTCACACATATTTCCATCACATAGaagattttagggttttgaaTTGCCTAAGATGCCATGATGAAGTCAATACAGAGCACGGTAGTTACTATTGTTCAAAGTGCAATGGTATATTCCATGTGAAGTGTGTAATGAAGGATAAAGATTCATATGAAATAGTAGAAAATGAAGATGAGATTGAGATGCCCATTGAAAGTTCCATCATTGTTATTGAGAGCAACGATGCTGGAGAAGCTacaaaaataaatcatttcaagcATATGCATAATCTAATGTTAGGTCCCTTTGTTGGAGGATATGAAAATAGTTGCGACGGGTGTATGTTGCCAATCTCGGATCCGTTTTACTACTGTTCAGAATGTGCTTTTTTTCTTCATAAAGCGTGTGCCGAGTTACCTAAGATGAAGAATGTTTGGTATCATGATTGCAAAGAGCCTCTAGCCCTTATTTCTGACAAAGCTTTTCAGTGTGAACAATGTTGGCACATATCTAATGCCTTTGCTTATGAATGTTGTAGATGTGAGGAAAAAATATGTCTCCGATGTGTGATTGCTCTTACTCCAGGTGCTCGATCATATTTGAAACATGAACACCCCCTCTTTTACTACACAAAGCACAATGGGAAATGCAATGCTTGTGGTAGGACTACACAGGCGGCATTCTGTTGTAAGGATTGCAATTTTGTGCTACATCTTCGTTGTTTTTCACTTCCAATTACAGCTCGTCACAAATGCGATGAGCATCTTCTTTCACTTACTGATCATGATGATAACAGTTATTCAGAACATCATCATTGTGATATCTGCGAAGAAAGTCGAGATCCAAATCGTTGGTTTTATAATTGTGCAACATGTGATACTTCTGCTGATCGTAATTGTGTTCTTGGAGAATATCCATTCCTCAAACTCAGGAGCATTCAAGAAGGAAATGATCATCCACATCCACTCACCTTTGTGAAGAAGAAGTATTACTACCCAGATTGTGATAAATGCGGTAAGCCTTGTGAAGGTGTGGCTCTTGAATGCTCAAAGTCGGAATGCAAATATATTGTCCACTGGAAATGTGTAGGAGACACTTATCTAGAGGGTTGCTGA
- the LOC107903492 gene encoding 2-alkenal reductase (NADP(+)-dependent) has translation MATGGMDEASNMKVVLKHYVSGSPQETDMHLTAGTIKLKVPKDSNSIILKNLYLSCDPSMIFKMMKLERQLTDPYVLGSPITGYGVAKVLDSAHPGFAKDDLVWGITGWEEYSLISDPKNFFKIQHTDVPLSYYAGILGMPGITANIGFYELCAPKKGDYVFVSAAACGAVGQLVGQFAKLHGCHVVGSAGSPEKVNILKSKFGFDEAFNYKDEPNFDATLKRHCPEGIDIYFDNVGGKMLDAVLLNLRPHARIAVCGMISQYNREQPDGIQNLSSIVSKEARMQGYLATNYYHLYPKYLEMILPLIKESKVVYVEDVDTIFWMETGST, from the exons ATGGCGACGGGTGGCATGGATGAAGCAAGCAACATGAAGGTGGTACTGAAACACTATGTATCTGGTTCACCACAAGAAACCGATATGCATTTGACAGCCGGAACCATCAAACTCAAAGTACCAAAGGATTCTAATTCCATCATCCTCAAGAATCTTTATCTCTCATGCGATCCCTCAATGATCTTCAAAATGATGAAGCTCGAACGACAATTAACAGATCCTTACGTCCTCGGTTCG CCTATAACTGGATATGGAGTGGCAAAAGTTTTGGATTCAGCACATCCTGGCTTTGCAAAGGATGATTTGGTGTGGGGAATAACTGGTTGGGAAGAGTATAGTCTAATTTCAGACCctaaaaatttctttaaaatccAACACACCGATGTACCTCTTTCCTACTATGCTGGAATTCTTG GTATGCCTGGGATAACAGCAAATATTGGTTTCTATGAGCTTTGTGCTCCAAAGAAAGGAGACTACGTGTTTGTTTCAGCAGCAGCATGTGGTGCAGTTGGTCAGCTAGTGGGGCAATTTGCCAAGCTCCATGGTTGCCATGTTGTTGGAAGTGCTGGTAGCCCAGAGAAG GTTAATATCTTGAAGAGCAAATTTGGTTTTGATGAGGCTTTCAACTATAAAGACGAGCCCAACTTCGATGCAACATTGAAAAG GCattgtcccgaaggcattgataTTTACTTCGACAATGTCGGCGGCAAGATGCTAGACGCGGTGCTACTCAACTTGAGACCCCATGCCCGCATTGCGGTGTGTGGCATGATCTCGCAATACAACAGAGAACAACCCGACGGCATCCAAAATTTGTCGTCGATAGTATCGAAAGAAGCTCGAATGCAAGGCTATCTAGCGACAAACTACTACCATCTTTACCCCAAATACCTGGAAATGATATTGCCATTGATCAAAGAATCCAAAGTAGTTTATGTTGAagatgttgacaccattttttggatggaaacggggtcgacttag
- the LOC107903483 gene encoding 2-alkenal reductase (NADP(+)-dependent), with product MADEALVKNKQVVLKNYVNAGLPKESDMEIKEKSIQLKVPEGTKDSILVKNLYLSCDPYMRNRMKKLEDSYVPSFEPGSAISGYGVAKVVDSTHPEYKNGDLVWGMTGWEEYSLLTVPGLLFKIQHTDVPLTYYTGLLGMAGMTAYAGFYEICTPKKGEYVYVSAASGAVGQLVGQFAKLLGCYVVGSAGSKEKIDLLKNKFGFDEAFNYKEEPDLDAALKRYFPEGIDIYFENVGGKMLDAVLLNMRVHGRIAVCGMISQYNNDKPEATHNLMYIIPKRVRMQGFIVSDFYHLYPKYLEMVIPSIKEGKIKYIEDVAEGIESAPTALIGLFIGRNVGKQLVVVSRD from the exons ATGGCTGATGAAGCGTTAGTGAAGAACAAGCAAGTGGTTCTCAAGAACTATGTGAATGCCGGTTTGCCCAAAGAATCAGAtatggaaattaaagaaaaaagcaTTCAATTGAAAGTTCCAGAAGGGACTAAAGATTCAATTTTAGTGAAAAATCTCTACTTATCTTGCGATCCTTACATGAGGAATCGTATGAAGAAGCTCGAAGATTCGTATGTGCCGTCTTTTGAGCCCGGATCG GCTATATCCGGTTACGGAGTGGCCAAAGTCGTGGATTCGACTCATCCGGAATACAAAAACGGCGATCTCGTGTGGGGGATGACCGGTTGGGAAGAGTATTCTCTCTTAACGGTGCCTGGTCTTTTGTTCAAAATTCAACACACAGATGTGCCTCTCACCTACTATACTGGACTTCTTG GTATGGCTGGTATGACTGCTTATGCTGGTTTTTATGAAATCTGCACCCCGAAGAAAGGGGAATATGTCTATGTATCGGCTGCATCCGGAGCAGTTGGTCAGCTTGTCGGGCAATTTGCGAAATTGTTAGGCTGCTATGTTGTCGGAAGTGCCGGAAGCAAAGAGAAA ATTGATCTGCTGAAGAATAAGTTTGGGTTCGATGAGGCGTTCAACTACAAGGAAGAGCCGGACTTGGATGCTGCTTTAAAAAG GTACTTTCCAGAAGGCATCGATATTTACTTTGAAAACGTCGGGGGAAAGATGCTCGATGCAGTGCTGCTCAACATGAGAGTCCATGGTCGTATCGCTGTATGCGGAATGATCTCACAGTACAACAATGACAAACCCGAAGCAACGCACAACTTGATGTACATCATTCCGAAACGGGTCCGGATGCAAGGATTTATCGTCAGTGATTTCTATCACTTGTATCCCAAGTATCTAGAAATGGTCATACCTAGCATCAAAGAAGGGAAGATAAAGTACATTGAAGACGTAGCCGAAGGTATTGAGAGTGCTCCAACAGCTCTCATTGGCCTCTTCATCGGTCGCAATGTCGGGAAACAGTTAGTCGTGGTCTCCCGTGATTGA
- the LOC107903474 gene encoding acetolactate synthase small subunit 2, chloroplastic has product MAALSTVPHLQIHCSKTESDSVHKPITFPSKTIRPIIHVPRKLVFSPKSVDDKISNSNFLANGPVPSTPTRSKVRRHTISVFVGDESGMINRIAGVFARRGYNIESLAVGLNKDKALFTIVVSGTDRVLQQVVEQLQKLVNVWKVEDLSNEPQVERELMLIKVNADPKFRAEIMWLVDIFRAKIVDISEHSLTIEVTGDPGKMVAVQRNLSKFGIKEIARTGKIALRREKMGASAPFWRFSAASYPDLEETVPDNALAGARKQSVFSEADVSGGGDVYPVESPDGFTINQVLDAHWGVLTDEDTSGHQSHTLSMLVNDSPGVLNLVTGVFARRGYNLQSLAVGHAEVEGLSRITTVVPGTDESISKLVQQLYKLVDMHEVRDLTQLPFAERELMLIKIAVNAAARRDVLDIANIFRAKAVDVSDHTVTLELTGDLDKMVALQRLLEPYGICEVARTGRLALVRESGVDSRYLRGYSLPL; this is encoded by the exons ATGGCGGCTCTCTCCACTGTTCCACACCTACAGATCCACTGCTCAAAGACCGAGTCAGACTCAGTTCATAAACCCATTACTTTCCCTTCAAAAACAATAAGACCCATCATCCATGTCCCGAGAAAACTGGTCTTTTCCCCAAAGAGTGTCGACGATAAGATCTCAAACAGCAATTTCCTTGCCAATGGACCCGTTCCTTCAACTCCAACTCGTTCAAA GGTGAGGCGGCATACGATTTCGGTGTTTGTTGGGGATGAAAGTGGGATGATTAATAGGATTGCTGGAGTTTTTGCTAGACGAGGGTATAATATTGAGTCACTTGCGGTTGGTTTAAATAAAGATAAGGCACTTTTTACCATTGTTGTGTCTGGTACTGATAGAGTGCTTCAGCAAGTTGTGGAGCAGTTACAAAAGCTTGTGAACGTTTGGAAG GTTGAAGATCTCTCAAATGAGCCTCAGGTTGAACGTGAGCTAATGCTAATAAAAGTGAATGCAGACCCAAAGTTCAGAGCTGAG ATCATGTGGTTAGTGGACATCTTCAGGGCAAAGATTGTGGATATCTCAGAACATTCACTAACTATTGAG GTAACAGGAGATCCAGGGAAGATGGTTGCTGTGCAAAGAAATTTAAGCAAGTTTGGGATCAAAGAAATTGCTAGAACAGGAAAG ATTGCTCTTAGAAGGGAAAAAATGGGTGCATCTGCTCCATTCTGGCGATTTTCAGCAGCTTCATATCCTGATCTTGAAGAAACAGTACCTGATAACGCTCTTGCAGGGGCTAGAAAGCAATCAGTATTTAGCGAGGCCGATGTTTCTGGAGGG GGAGACGTCTATCCGGTGGAGTCGCCTGATGGCTTTACAATCAATCAAGTTCTTGATGCTCATTGGGGTGTTCTCACTGATGAAGAT ACAAGTGGACATCAATCTCATACTTTATCCATGCTCGTAAATGACTCTCCGGGAGTTCTAAACCTTGTTACAGGTGTTTTTGCTCGAAGAGGCTATAATCTTCAG AGTTTGGCTGTTGGACATGCTGAAGTTGAGGGGCTTTCCCGTATTACAACTGTTGTCCCTGGTACTGATGAATCAATTAGCAAATTAGTGCAGCAACTCTATAAGCTCGTAGATATGCATGAG GTACGGGATCTTACACAGTTGCCATTTGCTGAACGAGAATTAATGTTGATAAAGATTGCTGTGAATGCCGCTGCTCGACGGGATGTCCTTGACATTGCCAACATTTTTAGGGCCAAGGCTGTCGATGTTTCTGACCACACTGTCACCCTCGAG CTTACAGGAGATCTGGACAAGATGGTTGCACTGCAGAGATTGTTGGAGCCCTACGGTATCTGTGAG GTTGCTCGAACTGGACGTCTCGCACTGGTGAGAGAGTCGGGTGTCGACTCCAGATATCTACGTGGTTACTCTCTTcctctataa